CATTGCACTGGCAGGAGAAGAGATACAGGTTCTGGTCGCCGATCGACTTAATTCGCAACAGCAGCCGACGAGATGGAATCAGGGGCGCTTCTCCTGGGCGTGTTTCTCGCGCTGCTCTGCGTGGGTGTCGTGCGCGCGGCGGACACGGTCGCCGTGGGCCGGCCGCTCACCCTTGGCCAGACGCTCGTCTCTCCCGGCCGCAAGTTCGCCATGGGATTCTTCCAGCCTGGTGAGTCCACGATGCATATCTGCATGACATTGCTCGACCGTGTATGTTCGGTGTGATCGATGTGATACTTATCGCTatgttctttttattttctgccaGACGGAGGAGCCGCCGGAAGCTGGTACATGGGAATCTGGTACCACAACATCGCCGTTCAGACGCCGGTTTGGGTGGCCAACCGCGACACGCCGGTCTTCGATCCATCCTCGTCACGGCTCGCCATCACGCCCGACGGCAACCTCGCTCTATTTGACGGCACCGGCTCGATCGCTTGGTCCACGAAAGTTAACACCAGCGCCATAGCCAACGCAACAGACACGGTCGCCGTCCTTCTCGACACGGGCAACCTCGTGTTATCGCCAGCGTCCAACGCCTCCGCGGTGCTGTGGCAGAGCTTCGACCACGTCGGCGACACGTGGCTCCCCGGCGGGAAGCTCAGGCGCGACAAGCGCACCGGCGAAATACAGGGGATGTTCTCGTGGAGGGCGCGCGGCGACCCCGCGCCGGGGATGTACGCCCTCCAGCTCGACCCGTCCGGGGCGCCGCAGTACGTGCTGGTGGCCAACGGCACCCGAGAGTACTGGCTTACTGGCAACTGGACGGGCAAGTTCTTCACCGGCGCCCCGGAGGTCGCAGCGTCGAGCGGCAGCTCAGGGTACAGCTTCGCGTTCGTGGACAACGACGAGGAGAGCTACTTCACGTACAACTTCGCCGTCAACACGACGGTGTACCGGTTCGTGATGGACGTGTCGGGGCAGGTGAAGGGGTGGTTCTGGGTGGAGGCCACGCAGGGGTGGAACCTGGTGTACGCCGAGCCCAAGGCACGGTGCGGTGTGCCCCGCGGCTGCGGCGCGTTCGGCGTCTGCAGCGCCGGCGAGGCCACGGCGTGCGACTGTGCCCGGGGCTTCCGCCCGCGGAATCCAGCCAACTGGGGCTCCGGCGACTACATCGACGGCTGCGTGCGTAACGCCCAGCTGCAGTGCGCCAAGAACAGCAGCGGTGGCGTCGACACTGCTACCGGCTTGAAGAAGGAAGGCCAGGACAAGTTCCTCCGCATGGATGGCATTGGGTTCCCGGATGACGGTCGAGTAGTGGGCGCGGCGAGCACCGGCGACTGCCAGAGCGCGTGCCTTGGGGACTGCACGTGCTCCGCTTACGCGTACAACACCAGCTGCTTCCTGTGGCATGGCGACCTGCAAACTTTGCAGGCCGGTATCGGCGATGACCAGGCCGGCGCGGGAAGCCTCTACCTCCGGCTGGCCGCGTCGGAGATCCCAGGCGCGAGAAGCCACAAGTGGCGGAACATCAAGATCGCCGCCGGTGCACTTGGCATCGCCTGCTTCGTGGTCGCCGCCTCCATTCTTCTAGTTCATACGACAAGGAAGAGAAGAACAGCGAGAGTCAACGGTCTCGCCGTCGGCGATGGCTGTGTGAGCTACAAGTACAGTGACCTGCAGTACCTGACCAAGAACTTCACTGACAAGATCGGTGCCGGCGCCTTCGGGTCGGTGTTCAAGGGTCAGTTCTCCGACAGCACCGTGGTGGCCGTCAAGAAGCTGGAGGGGCTCCGGCAAGGCGAGAAGCAGTTCCGCGCGGAGGTGAGCACGCTGGGCACCATCCAGCACGTCAACCTGATCCGCATGCTCGGGTTCTGCTCCGACGGCGGCGCCGACCGGAAGCTGCTGGTGTACGAGTACATGCCCAACGGCTCGCTCGACCGCCACCTGTTCCGCAAGACGTTCTACGTCCTGAGCTGGCAGGTGCGGTACCAGGTTGGGATCGGCGTCGCCAAGGGGCTCGCCTACCTTCACGAGAGGTGCCGGGACTGCATCATCCACTGCGACGTGAAGCCGGAGAACATCCTCCTCGACGCCGACTTCGCGCCCAAGGTGGCGGACTTCGGGCTCGCCAAGCTCGTCGGCCGGGACTTCAGCCGGGTGATCACCACCATGCGGGGGACCGTCGGATACCTGGCGCCTGAGTGGATCAGTGGCGAGGCGATCACGGCCAAGGCCGACGTGTTCAGCTACGGGATGATGCTCTTTGAGATCGTGTCCGGGAGGAGGAACTTCGAGCAAGGGGAGAGGCGGTTCGTGGCGTCGTCGTCGGCATGCGCGACAGGCGCGGAGGAGCAagctacgacgacgacggcgttcTTCCCGTTGCTGGTGGCGCGGAGGCTGGCGAAGGAGGAGGACATGATGGCGCTGCTGGATCCCGAGCTGGAAGGGGACGCCAGCGCCGACGAGATGAGGAGGTTGTGCAAGATAGCCTGCTGGTGCATCCAGCGCGACATCGACGCTCGGCCGACGATGGCGGAGGTGGTGCAGGTGCTAGAGGGGTTGACGGACATCGAGATGCCACCGGTGCCACAATTCCTTGAAGTGCTAGCGGGACAAGCGATACAAGAGTCGGTCTACCATAGCACGGAGCAGCGTTAAGCTCTTTTTCCGCTCATGGTTGGGAATGTCAGCAACTTTGTTAAACTACTGGAAAAAAAAAATTACTAAGTTTCAGCTAACTGAGATGTAGCTTATGTCTCAGTCACGTGCTTCACCGTTGAATTTTGTTTCAAAAGTTAAAGATTCGTGTTTACACTTTATTTAGATCCATATTAAAACACACTAATGTAATTCGATTGAGAGATAAGTTAAGTCTCAGTCGACTAAGCCTTAGAAACACCCAATATAAAAACGAAAAAACATCTGTCCCATGTACGAAACATCCCGTTCATGTATGCACCATTAATTTTTATGTGGTTGCTTTGAGATTTGTATTTGTAGAGAATCTTTTGCATGCATATAGTACTCTCTCTTTTTGTTTAGTACATGGATTTAATTTTTAGTGCCAGGATTTAAAAGAGCCATATCTATTGAAATATATATCAAATTGGCAATTTATTTAAACCTGTGAAATTATTTCAATGATATGTAAATAAGCCTAAATACGGTTCTTTTCGTCAAAATTTTAATTTTAATTTCTGAAACACAATTAAACATAATGATAAACAATAAAACTTGATTGCTTCAAAGTAAAGTTTCACCATTTTTCATCATTTTCATCAAGTTTTAGTAGTTAAATTTCAAAAACTATCAAAATATATTTAATATTAGCTTTTTTGTAGCTCTCTTCACTAGAAACCAAAATATTCAAACGATTTTCAAATTGAACTTCTGGTTTCAAAGTTATGGATTTTTAAAGTTTACAGCTAAAGTGTGCAACGACAGGAATAAAGTGACACATATCTGAAAATTGTGAGAGAGAAAGGATGGGTCTGTGCATGGAAAATGTCGCTCTCCAAATAAAATTACATTTTTTTGTGCCGATATAGAGAGCTATCTTGATTAATAAGGATAAACATTTCTTTTGAAAAATATGCCACGGAAAATATGCACACACCTTTATTTAGATTTTATTCACCAAAGATCTGTCAAAATCATACATTACAAAACTCGAAAAGGCGCCACTCAACACCTATACTACTACTGTAAAAGCATATATTAAAGAACCCAAAGCCACCACTCAACACCTACAAACTCGAAAATGGGTGAAGAACATGTTGTCAAGGCCTTATGTCTTAAAATACCACAACGCCCGACCAGCTAATTACTGCAGGAATCACTGAGTCACTCTATGATAAAAGAGGATCACATGTCCCTTGTAAAAAGACCCTCGGCGAGGACCTCGTGCAGTCGCTTCAGAAGCCTTCAACACTGTCAACCACAAGATCATCGTCGGAACAAAGATATGCATACCCCTTGTCATCCATGCTGTCGACGTCGTCATGGTGCCACACAGCGCATCCACCTTGCGTGAGTCCATCACATCTTGTCCGTCACTGAGGCCCTGCTACACAACATCGTCAAGACTCACTGTTATCGGCATGTCACATGCACACCACTCCACCTCTTGCCTCTACCATCCAACTACTCCTCCAAAAATGATGTCCTCAAGAGATAGAGAGATGCCGAAAGCGCCGCCATCTTTCGATCAAGGATACCCAGATCTAAGGGTATCCCCTGGAGCAACACAAGTGAGTACACATTGGGTAtagttgtaagggtacattgtctCTATGTGTGTTTTTGGTAGTTAATGACAATCTATATGGGTTACTATTTTCATTGATTTCATTTGAAAGAATATTTCATAGGTAGTTTTTGTAGTCCATGTGTTTGATTCAAGTGTGGATGCCGTGAAgttaaagatataccttgagtattggcatcaagatcatcgatttaaagagAAGAATATGATATTATCAAGATCTTGAGAGTTTGCTTCCaagaattcaagatatggctctaTGCTGATGACGAGGGTTAGTCACGGAAATATCCATGGACATGGACTTTGAGTTTGTTTTAGGTTTATTCAGTCTAGTTCTCAATTCCTTCCAAGATCATGCTTGTGATATGCTCCACACTAACTTCATGTTCTTTGAGTCTCTCGGTGATATGTTTCCAATCACAACACgcatcatacgccaaagaactctTACAGTTGATATGATTGAACAACTTACATGAAAAATAGAACACGTTGTCAACAGTTCTTGAATAAACTAGCCATCTACGATCACGTACCTCTCCATTGTGCATTTGTCTAGAGTAAAGCAAATATGAAAAATGTATCATCTTAGAATTTGAAGGAAACGTAATATTCTCTTCTTTGATATGATCCTTCTCCACTAATATGTCCCTTTATTTGTTACCAAGAGTAGCCTAATTTGTCGGGTCATAAATATCCACACTAACTGGAACTGGTTCATCATCAGCACTAGCAGATTTATCATGATGATCACTCACATTGTCACTATCCGCGTTAACGTGAACGCCATCCTCTGTACCAACATCGTCCTCTACATCAACATTAGTATGCCCCCCAACAACTAGCGCCAACTCATCTGGATTGCTCGAAGTGCTCGCGTTGCTCTTCAAAAATTTAAACATAGACTCTCTCTGTGATTCTATTAACTTTTTTCTTGTTCTCTACTTTTTCTTTTCTTAGCACCGCATTCAGGCGCCATAATCAGTTAACCTCGCTGGTATAAATAAGAACAACAACAACTAATCAAAATTTAGAACGTGAATTAGAGCATATAGTAGAATTTCAAGAGAACTCCGGCAGGTGTTCTTGCCTTCTATCTTAATCCCATGCCGGATTGAGGATGGCCAGAATGGGACTGCGCTGGCTGACGTCCGGCGGACTAGCAGGCAACATCGCAACTTGGAGGAGGGAAGCAGTCAGCAGATCGCCCCGCGGTCAAGATCACCGAGAGCGAGGGAAGGACCCAGGCGGTCTGGGCGATAGCCACGAACTACGAGATGGTAGGGAATCGGTGCGTTGGGTGAattggtgatacgcgtacagcacgcgaccgttgggaaccccaagaggaaggtgtgatgcgtacagcggcaagttttccctcagtaagaaaccaaggttaatcgaaccagtaggagccaagaagcacgttgaaggttgatggcggcgaagtgtagtgcgccgcaacaccagggat
This Lolium perenne isolate Kyuss_39 chromosome 1, Kyuss_2.0, whole genome shotgun sequence DNA region includes the following protein-coding sequences:
- the LOC127313714 gene encoding G-type lectin S-receptor-like serine/threonine-protein kinase At2g19130, with protein sequence MESGALLLGVFLALLCVGVVRAADTVAVGRPLTLGQTLVSPGRKFAMGFFQPDGGAAGSWYMGIWYHNIAVQTPVWVANRDTPVFDPSSSRLAITPDGNLALFDGTGSIAWSTKVNTSAIANATDTVAVLLDTGNLVLSPASNASAVLWQSFDHVGDTWLPGGKLRRDKRTGEIQGMFSWRARGDPAPGMYALQLDPSGAPQYVLVANGTREYWLTGNWTGKFFTGAPEVAASSGSSGYSFAFVDNDEESYFTYNFAVNTTVYRFVMDVSGQVKGWFWVEATQGWNLVYAEPKARCGVPRGCGAFGVCSAGEATACDCARGFRPRNPANWGSGDYIDGCVRNAQLQCAKNSSGGVDTATGLKKEGQDKFLRMDGIGFPDDGRVVGAASTGDCQSACLGDCTCSAYAYNTSCFLWHGDLQTLQAGIGDDQAGAGSLYLRLAASEIPGARSHKWRNIKIAAGALGIACFVVAASILLVHTTRKRRTARVNGLAVGDGCVSYKYSDLQYLTKNFTDKIGAGAFGSVFKGQFSDSTVVAVKKLEGLRQGEKQFRAEVSTLGTIQHVNLIRMLGFCSDGGADRKLLVYEYMPNGSLDRHLFRKTFYVLSWQVRYQVGIGVAKGLAYLHERCRDCIIHCDVKPENILLDADFAPKVADFGLAKLVGRDFSRVITTMRGTVGYLAPEWISGEAITAKADVFSYGMMLFEIVSGRRNFEQGERRFVASSSACATGAEEQATTTTAFFPLLVARRLAKEEDMMALLDPELEGDASADEMRRLCKIACWCIQRDIDARPTMAEVVQVLEGLTDIEMPPVPQFLEVLAGQAIQESVYHSTEQR